CATAGTTCTGTGTCGCATCGAGTATCATCTCAACCACACCCTCAACGTTTCTGCTCACCGCCACAGATACTCCGATATCCATTCCAAGACGCCGGGCAATAGAGGAGCGCACCTGTGTCATATTGAGCATCTCCCCTTCGATCTCCGAGGATTTCAGGACATCAAGTGTCAGGGTGTGTAAAACGGCTTCAGCGCGCAGGGGAAACCCCAGCGTCTCCATCCGTCCGATCAGCCGCCCCTGCCTGTGACGTACGTCGGAGAGCCGACCGGCTAATCTCTCCTGATTCCAACAGAACCGAGGCCAATCCTCTCTTTCATGGATATACAGACTCATTCTCCGCACCTCATGCGGAGATTATAGCATACATTCTCCGCACCGCAAGGATTTTTCCGCTTCACCTTAAAGCAATCTGTTCACAGTTCACTGCCTTTGGTAGCCGCAGGTTTTAACCTGCGTGCCTTATGGTTTTATTTACGATACATATTATATAATCACTTCCAACACATCCTCTAACCTGCATCCAATCGAACCCTTAAATGGATACTCTTTCCATGATTGAACCAGCCCTTTTCTTACCGGATTGTCGAGAATATATTTTATTTGAACTGCTAAATTCTCATCATTCCTGATAATATGGTCATAGTAATCCTTTTGCCATTGAATATTCAATTTGTTTTTGCTCATGAAATAGCCTGTTCTGTGTTTATATGAAACAACAGCCTTCAAAACATCAGCATCATGATTTTTTCCAGTTATAATAATGTGCTGATGATCCGGCATAAAACAGTATACTGGAACGATGCAGCCTTTTTCGGATACGACAGAGGAAAGAATTACAATGAAACTATTCGCTAAATCTGAATGAATGAAACCCTGTACCCGGTCTTTCAGGCATAGAGTAAAGGCGGCTGAGATTTGACCTATGTAGAGTTCTTTTGAAAGTCTATGAGGTTTTTCTTTTGGCATATTTTTATTTTATGCTTTGCGCAGGTTAAAACCTGCGGCTACTGTGAACTTTACCGTGAACCGTGAACCATCTTCTCCTGCCTTTACCCTTCCACGCTTTGCGCAGGTTAAAACCTGCGGCTACCTGACCCCTGCTACCTGCTGCCTGAATTTTCACTCAAAACTAAATTGTTTCTCCTGAAACAATTTAAGGCAGACATCCACGACCTTGGGGTCGTACTTGGAGCCGCTATTGGATGATATTTCTTTCAGAGCCTTATTTAAAGGAAAGGCATTCCGGAAAGCCCGATGGCTGGTCAAATCTTCAATGGCATCGGCGACGGCCAGGATCCTGGCTCTGAGGAGAATGTCCTCCCCCTTGATCCCCTTGGGGAATCCGGAACCATCGTAACACTCACGATGCTGCAGGACAATATCGGCGATTGGCCATGGGAAATCGACTTCTTTTAAAATGTCGTAACTCAACTGCGGGTACGTTTGATACATGGTCAGATTGAGTCCTGTCAACTGTCCGGAATCCTGAAGGATCTCAATGGGCATATTCACAAGGCTTATGTCATAGACATATGCTGCCAGCAATAGCCCCTCCACCGAGAAGCCGGTTAATCCCATTTCGTTGGCGATTGCGCGTGTG
This sequence is a window from Pseudomonadota bacterium. Protein-coding genes within it:
- a CDS encoding transposase, yielding MPKEKPHRLSKELYIGQISAAFTLCLKDRVQGFIHSDLANSFIVILSSVVSEKGCIVPVYCFMPDHQHIIITGKNHDADVLKAVVSYKHRTGYFMSKNKLNIQWQKDYYDHIIRNDENLAVQIKYILDNPVRKGLVQSWKEYPFKGSIGCRLEDVLEVII